One genomic region from Rattus norvegicus strain BN/NHsdMcwi chromosome 10, GRCr8, whole genome shotgun sequence encodes:
- the Slc35g3 gene encoding solute carrier family 35 member G3 isoform X1 — MAYQTSQLPSLELLIFRCLFHLPIALILKFRGDPLLGPPDVRVRAFLHAILNVLSIGCAYSAVQVVPAGNAVTVRKGSSTVCSALLALCLESQRLSGYAWCGLFGSTLGLIIIVGPGLGTLQEGTTGLYTALGYVLAFLGGLALSLGLQVYRSLHFPSCLPTVAFLFGLVGLIVSVPGLFVLQTPVLPQDTLSWSCMVAVGLLALVSFVCVSYAVTKAHPALVCAVLHSEVVVALMLQYYVLYETVAPSDIMGAGVVLGSIAIITAQNFSCDKEGQVEE; from the coding sequence ATGGCTTACCAGACATCCCAATTGCCCTCATTGGAGCTGCTCATCTTTCGATGCCTCTTCCACCTTCCCATCGCTTTGATACTTAAGTTTCGTGGTGATCCACTGCTGGGACCTCCTGATGTTCGGGTTCGGGCCTTCCTTCATGCCATTCTCAATGTCCTCAGCATTGGCTGTGCCTACAGTGCCGTTCAGGTGGTGCCCGCCGGCAACGCAGTCACTGTTCGAAAAGGTTCTTCCACCGTGTGCTCGGCCCTTCTTGCACTCTGCCTCGAGAGCCAGCGTCTCAGCGGCTATGCCTGGTGTGGTCTGTTTGGCAGCACCCTTGGACTAATCATCATTGTGGGACCTGGACTAGGGACATTGCAAGAGGGGACTACTGGCCTCTACACAGCCCTGGGCTATGTACTGGCTTTCCTGGGAGGTCTGGCTCTGTCGCTGGGGCTGCAGGTTTACCGTTCTCTACACTTCCCCTCCTGCCTACCAACTGTGGCCTTCCTATTTGGCCTGGTGGGGCTAATAGTCTCTGTACCAGGCCTCTTTGTGCTACAGACCCCCGTGCTACCACAAGACACTCTGAGCTGGAGCTGTATGGTGGCAGTGGGGCTCCTTGCGTTGGTTTCCTTTGTATGTGTAAGCTATGCAGTCACCAAGGCCCACCCTGCCCTGGTATGTGCTGTCCTGCACTCTGAGGTCGTGGTAGCCCTGATGCTGCAGTATTACGTGCTCTATGAGACTGTGGCACCTTCTGACATCATGGGAGCAGGGGTTGTGTTGGGCAGCATTGCCATCATTACTGCCCAGAACTTCAGTTGTGATAAGGAAGGGCAAGTGGAGGAGTGA
- the Slc35g3 gene encoding solute carrier family 35 member G3: MAASHPYFNLPDFTQPSPPSTPSSLTSNHHNRCGPSNATKGLFVALLGGGLSAGFVGPFSRMAYQTSQLPSLELLIFRCLFHLPIALILKFRGDPLLGPPDVRVRAFLHAILNVLSIGCAYSAVQVVPAGNAVTVRKGSSTVCSALLALCLESQRLSGYAWCGLFGSTLGLIIIVGPGLGTLQEGTTGLYTALGYVLAFLGGLALSLGLQVYRSLHFPSCLPTVAFLFGLVGLIVSVPGLFVLQTPVLPQDTLSWSCMVAVGLLALVSFVCVSYAVTKAHPALVCAVLHSEVVVALMLQYYVLYETVAPSDIMGAGVVLGSIAIITAQNFSCDKEGQVEE, from the exons ATG GCTGCCAGTCATCCCTATTTCAACTTACCTGACTTCACCCAGCCATCGCCGCCCTCCACTCCATCCAGCCTCACTTCGAACCATCACAATCGCTGCGGGCCCTCCAATGCCACCAAAGGCCTGTTTGTGGCCCTGCTGGGTGGAGGCCTGTCTGCTGGCTTCGTGGGCCCATTCTCCCGTATGGCTTACCAGACATCCCAATTGCCCTCATTGGAGCTGCTCATCTTTCGATGCCTCTTCCACCTTCCCATCGCTTTGATACTTAAGTTTCGTGGTGATCCACTGCTGGGACCTCCTGATGTTCGGGTTCGGGCCTTCCTTCATGCCATTCTCAATGTCCTCAGCATTGGCTGTGCCTACAGTGCCGTTCAGGTGGTGCCCGCCGGCAACGCAGTCACTGTTCGAAAAGGTTCTTCCACCGTGTGCTCGGCCCTTCTTGCACTCTGCCTCGAGAGCCAGCGTCTCAGCGGCTATGCCTGGTGTGGTCTGTTTGGCAGCACCCTTGGACTAATCATCATTGTGGGACCTGGACTAGGGACATTGCAAGAGGGGACTACTGGCCTCTACACAGCCCTGGGCTATGTACTGGCTTTCCTGGGAGGTCTGGCTCTGTCGCTGGGGCTGCAGGTTTACCGTTCTCTACACTTCCCCTCCTGCCTACCAACTGTGGCCTTCCTATTTGGCCTGGTGGGGCTAATAGTCTCTGTACCAGGCCTCTTTGTGCTACAGACCCCCGTGCTACCACAAGACACTCTGAGCTGGAGCTGTATGGTGGCAGTGGGGCTCCTTGCGTTGGTTTCCTTTGTATGTGTAAGCTATGCAGTCACCAAGGCCCACCCTGCCCTGGTATGTGCTGTCCTGCACTCTGAGGTCGTGGTAGCCCTGATGCTGCAGTATTACGTGCTCTATGAGACTGTGGCACCTTCTGACATCATGGGAGCAGGGGTTGTGTTGGGCAGCATTGCCATCATTACTGCCCAGAACTTCAGTTGTGATAAGGAAGGGCAAGTGGAGGAGTGA